From the Rhinolophus sinicus isolate RSC01 linkage group LG02, ASM3656204v1, whole genome shotgun sequence genome, one window contains:
- the LUM gene encoding lumican, protein MNLGAFTLLLALLGGASSQYYYDYDFPLSIYGRSSPNCAPECNCPESFPTAMYCDELKLKSVPMVPPGIKYLYLRNNQIDHIDEKAFENVTDLQWLILDHNLLENSKIKGKIFSKLKQLKKLHINYNNLTESVGPLPKSLEDLQLTNNKITKLGSFEGLVNLTFIHLQHNQLKDEGISGAFRGLKSLEYLDLSFNQMSKLPSGLPVSLLTLYLDNNKISNIPDEYFKRFKGLQYLRLSHNELADSGIPGNTFNISSLLELDLSYNKLKSIPTVNENLENYYLEVNELEKFEVKSFCKILGPLSYSKIKHLRLDGNHITQTNLPPDMYECLRVANEITVN, encoded by the exons ATGAATCTAGGTGCGTTTACTCTCCTCTTGGCACTACTCGGTGGTGCCAGCAGCCAGTACTACTATGATTACGATTTCCCCCTATCGATTTATGGGCGATCATCACCAAATTGTGCACCAGAATGTAACTGCCCTGAAAGCTTTCCAACGGCCATGTACTGCGATGAGTTGAAATTGAAAAGTGTGCCAATGGTGCCTCCTGGAATCAAATACCTTTACCTTAGGAATAACCAGATTGACCATATTGACGAAAAGGCCTTTGAAAATGTAACCGATCTGCAGTGGCTCATTCTAGATCATAACCTTCTAGAAAATTccaagataaaaggaaaaattttctcTAAACTTAAACAACTGAAGAAGCTGCATATAAATTACAACAATCTGACTGAATCTGTGGGCCCACTTCCCAAATCTCTGGAGGACCTGCAGCTTACTAATAACAAGATCACGAAGCTCGGCTCCTTTGAAGGACTGGTAAACCTGACCTTCATCCATCTTCAACACAATCAACTGAAAGATGAAGGCATTTCAGGTGCTTTTAGAGGTCTTAAGTCACTCGAGTACCTTGACCTGAGCTTCAATCAGATGAGCAAACTGCCTTCTGGTCTCCCAGTATCTCTTCTAACTCTCTACTTAGACAACAATAAGATCAGCAACATCCCTGATGAGTATTTCAAGCGTTTTAAGGGACTGCAGTATCTGCGTTTATCTCATAATGAACTGGCTGATAGTGGAATACCTGGAAACACTTTCAACATATCATCCCTGCTTGAGCTGGATCTCTCCTACAATAAGCTCAAAAGTATACCGACGGTCAATGAAAACCTTGAAAACTATTACCTGGAGGTCAATGAACTTGAAA AGTTTGAAGTGAAGAGCTTCTGTAAGATCCTGGGACCATTATCCTACTCCAAGATCAAGCATTTGCGTTTGGATGGGAATCACATCACCCAGACTAATCTGCCACCTGATATGTATGAATGTCTACGTGTAGCAAATGAAATCACTGTTAATTAA